A region from the Papaver somniferum cultivar HN1 unplaced genomic scaffold, ASM357369v1 unplaced-scaffold_22, whole genome shotgun sequence genome encodes:
- the LOC113340473 gene encoding GRF1-interacting factor 2-like — protein MQQQQQQQQQQPQIMTMMPPFPPTNITTEQIQKYLDENKKLILAILDNQNLGKLAECAQYQALLQKNLMYLAAIADAQPPAPQTPTQMQAHPGMQQGGGLFMQHPQAAAMAQQQQAFAQKMPMHFSPQQMQDQHHQQQLHHQQQQQQAALHGHMMMRPGGANNGMQVMHNEGSLGGGVHSGGPSPSGGLGEFSRGGSQQEGLEGGSKDGQGNSSNGEPSFLKGSNDGN, from the exons atgcagcagcagcagcagcaacaacaacaacagcctcAGATAATGACTATGATGCCACCATTTCCTCCTACTAATATTACAACTGAACAGATTCAGAAG TACCTTGATGAGAACAAGAAGCTGATTTTGGCTATATTGGATAATCAGAACCTCGGGAAACTGGCCGAATGTGCACA GTACCAAGCTCTGCTTCAAAAGAATCTGATGTATCTTGCTGCAATTGCTGATGCCCAGCCCCCTGCCCCACAAACTCCTACTCAG ATGCAGGCACATCCAGGAATGCAGCAAGGGGGTGGGCTTTTTATGCAACATCCTCAGGCAGCTGCTATGGCTCAGCAACAACAAGCATTCGCACAAAAGATGCCCATGCACTTCAGTCCCCAACAAATGCAGGATCAGCACCATCAACAGCAGCTACACcatcaacagcaacagcaacaagcaGCGCTCCATGGTCATATGATGATGAGACCTGGAGGAGCCAACAACGGAATGCAAGTTATGCATAATGAAGGCTCTCTTGGAGGAGGTGTACATAGTGGTGGCCCTTCACCCAGTGGAGGCCTAGGCGAATTCTCACGTGGAGGAAGCCAACAAGAGGGGTTAGAAGGAGGTTCTAAAGATGGACAAGGAAATTCCTCTAATGGGGAGCCGTCGTTTTTGAAAGGATCAAATGATGGTAACTAA